A region of Bombilactobacillus folatiphilus DNA encodes the following proteins:
- the coaA gene encoding type I pantothenate kinase, with amino-acid sequence MQDFMNYNEYSRQQWSQFRGADFHDIGTTDLDHVRSVDDQISLKDVQEIYLPLRHLLHLYFKNYQALSKQKAQFLGKQPQKVPFIIGISGSVAVGKSTTARLLKVMLERAYPQYCIEQMTTDGFLYSTKELEQRHILNDKGFPWSYDNEKILTFLEQVKANQGPVSYPIYSHESYDIVPNQVQWVDHPDILILEGINVLQSPQNQKLYVSDYFDFSIYIDADPKLIEEWFIHRFQGFLAAEKDQPNPQNYYYQFLNQPYEEVMQLAHQVWHDVDYRNLVEYIAPTMNRADVILHKTHQHMIDKVLFKKY; translated from the coding sequence ATGCAAGACTTTATGAATTACAATGAATACTCTAGGCAGCAGTGGTCTCAGTTTCGTGGCGCTGATTTTCATGATATTGGCACCACTGATTTGGATCATGTGCGCTCCGTGGATGATCAGATTTCATTAAAAGATGTTCAAGAAATTTATTTGCCATTACGTCATTTACTGCATCTTTATTTTAAAAATTATCAAGCATTGTCCAAACAAAAAGCGCAATTCTTAGGCAAACAGCCGCAAAAAGTGCCCTTTATCATCGGGATTAGCGGCAGTGTCGCTGTTGGTAAAAGTACGACAGCGCGTTTGTTAAAAGTGATGTTAGAGCGCGCCTATCCTCAATATTGTATTGAACAGATGACGACCGATGGTTTTTTGTATTCTACTAAAGAATTAGAGCAACGCCACATTTTGAACGATAAGGGTTTTCCATGGAGTTATGATAACGAAAAAATCCTGACTTTTTTGGAACAAGTCAAGGCCAATCAAGGACCAGTCAGTTATCCGATTTACTCGCACGAGAGTTACGATATTGTGCCGAACCAAGTTCAGTGGGTGGATCATCCAGATATTTTGATTTTGGAGGGTATCAATGTGTTACAGTCGCCGCAAAATCAAAAATTGTATGTGAGTGATTATTTTGATTTTTCTATTTATATTGATGCTGATCCCAAACTAATTGAAGAATGGTTCATTCACCGTTTCCAAGGCTTTTTGGCAGCTGAAAAGGACCAACCTAATCCGCAAAATTATTACTACCAATTTTTGAATCAACCTTACGAAGAAGTTATGCAGTTGGCGCATCAAGTTTGGCATGATGTTGATTATCGCAATTTAGTTGAATATATTGCACCAACGATGAATCGTGCGGATGTTATTTTGCATAAAACGCATCAACATATGATTGACAAAGTGTTGTTTAAGAAATATTAG
- the helD gene encoding RNA polymerase recycling motor HelD: MNFLNNTQQQEQAHLNHVEQNIAQQLQQTEQKLEQVQQERHRVEINYGANTRANYIETDDIMETYATTQQQKQLLNSSTSDEELLQRKQKNLLNLQTTPYFGRIDIVEDQEADTLYIGTASLDDPQTGNFLVYDWRAPIAAIYYNGTLGQVKYQTPAGPKQVALQRKRQFSIKAGQITNMFDTNETIGDEILQNALGQASSAQMKNIVATIQRKQNQIIRDTKSQVLIVQGAAGSGKTSTIMQRIAYLLYHSRQNLDSDQIILFSPNKLFSNYIAEVLPSLGEKNMRQVTLSEFLTKRLQGFHIETLFERFEHEQQNHCSHQKIRQFKTSKTFIELLRNYQQLLTTPTFRNLYFEGEIIFSAEQIQQIYQSWPKNLLPADKYLQTKNQLIQQVKQLISSQQNADWVVEAVNQFSDAQYQQILQEKKLLDAEVNQQQQALNHYYLQQHYLPLYDAIYNDYLFDETQTYAQFLRKLKPADISQIVWQEMIQQFEEQLERHSLQLDDATAILYLRYLVTGRGQNHQIQHLFIDEIQDYSDLQLAYIHEAFPQAQLTLVGDIEQNVYQADGLPTEHFQEIATLLGAAKTAVITLNQSYRSTAAITNFAKQLIASGDQIQPFNRQGQKPQIILTPHLQETVEQQAKINLAHQITVAIITKTQAQAQKLDDQFTLTHHLLTEKALQIPQGIIILPVYLAKGLEFDSVIAYDVSPDNYQTLGDQGILYTIATRAMHQLTLIAPLQPSTLLQKLDPTTFTLAQS; encoded by the coding sequence ATGAATTTTTTAAATAATACGCAACAACAAGAACAAGCCCATCTCAATCATGTCGAACAAAATATTGCCCAACAATTACAGCAAACAGAACAAAAACTTGAGCAAGTCCAACAAGAGCGTCACCGTGTCGAAATTAATTATGGCGCAAACACGCGCGCTAACTATATTGAAACTGATGACATCATGGAAACTTACGCCACTACGCAACAACAAAAGCAATTGTTGAACAGTTCGACCAGCGACGAAGAATTATTGCAGCGTAAACAAAAAAATCTCCTGAATTTACAAACAACTCCTTATTTTGGCCGGATTGATATCGTTGAAGATCAAGAAGCTGATACTTTATATATTGGCACAGCCTCGTTAGACGATCCCCAAACAGGTAATTTTTTAGTTTATGATTGGCGCGCACCGATTGCGGCAATTTATTACAACGGCACTTTAGGCCAAGTCAAATATCAAACGCCTGCGGGTCCCAAACAAGTTGCCCTCCAACGTAAACGCCAATTTTCGATTAAAGCTGGGCAAATCACCAACATGTTTGACACCAACGAAACGATTGGCGATGAAATCTTACAAAATGCCTTGGGACAAGCTAGCAGCGCGCAAATGAAAAATATCGTGGCTACCATTCAACGCAAGCAAAACCAAATTATCCGAGATACTAAATCACAAGTGCTCATCGTTCAAGGTGCTGCCGGTTCCGGTAAAACTTCCACCATTATGCAGCGCATCGCGTATTTGCTGTATCATAGTCGTCAAAACTTGGACTCCGATCAAATTATTTTGTTTTCACCGAACAAACTTTTTTCCAATTATATTGCCGAAGTCTTACCTAGTTTAGGCGAAAAAAATATGCGTCAAGTCACCTTGAGCGAATTCTTAACCAAACGTTTGCAAGGTTTTCATATTGAAACACTCTTTGAACGCTTCGAACATGAGCAGCAAAATCACTGCTCTCATCAAAAAATTCGGCAATTTAAAACCAGCAAGACTTTCATTGAGCTCTTACGAAATTATCAACAGTTGCTGACAACACCAACTTTTCGGAATCTATATTTTGAAGGTGAGATTATTTTTAGTGCGGAGCAAATTCAACAAATCTATCAAAGTTGGCCCAAGAATTTGTTACCGGCGGATAAATATTTGCAAACCAAAAATCAATTGATTCAGCAAGTTAAACAACTGATTAGCTCACAACAGAACGCCGACTGGGTGGTCGAGGCAGTTAATCAATTCAGTGACGCCCAATATCAACAAATTTTGCAAGAAAAAAAGCTGTTGGATGCTGAGGTTAATCAGCAACAACAAGCTTTGAATCACTATTATTTGCAACAGCATTATTTACCTTTATATGATGCTATTTACAACGATTATCTGTTTGACGAAACCCAAACTTACGCCCAATTTTTACGTAAACTTAAGCCAGCGGACATCTCCCAAATAGTTTGGCAAGAAATGATTCAACAATTTGAAGAACAGCTGGAGCGGCATTCTTTACAACTTGATGATGCGACGGCCATTTTATATCTGCGTTATTTGGTCACTGGACGCGGGCAAAATCACCAGATTCAGCATTTATTTATTGATGAAATTCAGGATTATTCTGATTTACAATTAGCCTATATCCATGAAGCATTTCCTCAAGCCCAACTCACTTTGGTGGGAGATATTGAACAAAACGTTTATCAAGCCGATGGTTTACCAACAGAACATTTTCAAGAAATTGCCACGCTTTTAGGTGCTGCCAAAACTGCTGTGATTACGCTCAACCAAAGCTATCGCTCGACGGCGGCCATCACTAATTTTGCCAAGCAACTCATCGCTTCTGGTGACCAAATTCAACCGTTCAATCGGCAAGGTCAAAAACCGCAAATTATTTTGACGCCACATTTGCAAGAAACAGTTGAACAACAAGCTAAAATAAACCTTGCTCATCAAATAACGGTCGCAATTATCACTAAAACGCAAGCCCAAGCCCAAAAATTGGACGACCAATTCACACTGACACATCATTTATTAACTGAAAAAGCCCTCCAAATTCCGCAAGGTATTATAATTTTGCCGGTGTACTTAGCAAAAGGGTTAGAATTTGACAGCGTCATTGCTTACGACGTCAGCCCTGATAATTATCAAACACTTGGCGACCAAGGCATCTTGTACACCATAGCAACGCGGGCGATGCACCAATTAACGTTGATTGCTCCCCTCCAACCCTCAACTTTGTTACAGAAGTTAGATCCAACAACTTTTACACTTGCACAGTCCTAA
- the trpS gene encoding tryptophan--tRNA ligase yields MQHTILTADRPTGKLHIGHYIGSLKNRVRLQNSGEYRTFIMIADMQALTDNARNPEKIQNSLIEVALDYLAVGIDPSKSTIFVQSQIPALNELTMYYLDLVSLARLKRNPTVKSEIQQKGFGESVPAGFLAYPISQAADITAFKADTVPVGDDQEPMLEQTREIVRSFNTTYQKDVLVEPAGLFPPKGQGRLPGLDGNAKMSKSLNNAIYLSDSADELHQKVMKMYTDPKHIHVEDPGQIEGNIVFDYLDVFATDQKQVAALKTQYRHGGLGDVKVKCYLEEVLNATLAPIRQRRGEYAKDLGTVYQILKTGSQKANEVAAQTLSEVRAAIGVNYFDKH; encoded by the coding sequence ATGCAACATACGATTTTAACAGCGGATCGCCCAACAGGCAAATTACACATTGGTCATTATATTGGCTCTTTAAAAAACCGGGTGCGGTTGCAAAATAGTGGCGAATATCGAACTTTTATTATGATTGCGGATATGCAGGCGCTTACCGATAATGCGCGCAATCCTGAAAAAATTCAAAACAGTTTGATTGAAGTCGCACTAGATTATTTGGCTGTGGGGATTGATCCTAGCAAATCGACCATTTTTGTACAATCGCAAATTCCAGCATTAAATGAATTGACAATGTACTATCTAGACTTGGTTTCGTTGGCACGGTTAAAGCGCAATCCTACGGTCAAAAGTGAAATTCAACAAAAGGGTTTTGGTGAGAGCGTGCCGGCGGGTTTTTTAGCTTATCCAATCAGTCAAGCCGCGGATATTACGGCTTTTAAAGCCGATACCGTCCCAGTTGGTGATGATCAAGAGCCAATGCTAGAACAGACACGCGAGATTGTGCGGTCATTTAATACAACTTATCAAAAAGACGTTTTGGTGGAGCCAGCTGGCTTGTTTCCACCGAAAGGTCAAGGCCGCTTGCCCGGATTAGATGGCAATGCTAAGATGAGTAAATCGTTAAACAACGCCATTTATTTGTCTGACAGTGCAGACGAACTTCATCAAAAGGTCATGAAAATGTATACGGATCCCAAGCACATTCATGTGGAAGATCCAGGGCAAATTGAAGGTAATATTGTGTTTGACTATCTAGATGTTTTTGCTACGGATCAAAAGCAAGTGGCGGCATTAAAGACGCAGTATCGACATGGTGGCCTTGGCGATGTAAAAGTGAAGTGTTATTTAGAAGAAGTTTTGAATGCTACTCTAGCGCCCATTCGCCAGCGTCGTGGCGAATATGCCAAAGATTTAGGAACGGTTTATCAAATTTTAAAAACAGGTAGTCAAAAAGCAAACGAAGTGGCTGCACAAACCTTGTCGGAAGTACGGGCAGCCATTGGGGTTAATTACTTTGATAAACACTAA
- a CDS encoding MDR family MFS transporter, with protein sequence MNGNIDNNGKKFNRLVMVITLLCGTFCTVLNGTILATAFPTLMRTFNISASTVQWLTTGFMMVNGVMIPVSAWLSTRINSKTLYIFAMSTFLVGTIICYFAHSFGVLLSGRLIQGVAVGITMPLMQTIMLSIFPKEKRGMAMGLGGLVIGLAPAIGPTLSGWVIDNWTWRDLFSIIIPIVALVVVASFFTMKSVLKTSKSSIDILSIVESTVGFGTLLFGFSSVGDDGWTSPKVYVSIIVGVIFIVLFGYRQLKLTKPFLELRVFKSSEYALSVVLSSVTNMAMMGVEMILPLYLQMVKGLSAFHSGLALLLGALVTGIMSPVTGVAFDKFGAKRLATTGMFFLTSGTIPFIFITQHTSTVLIIALYTFRMFGISMVNMPVTTSGMNSLPFDLISHGTAVNNTIRQVFTSIGTAILTSVLTNVTNTVKPAHRLLTQAPFAYKNQMMNATVIGYRAAFAVAVLFCLVTFTLSFKLKDKTPTSKIVKEAA encoded by the coding sequence ATGAACGGCAATATTGACAATAATGGTAAAAAATTTAACCGTTTGGTCATGGTCATTACGCTTTTGTGCGGAACTTTTTGTACCGTGCTCAACGGGACCATTTTAGCGACCGCGTTTCCCACATTGATGCGAACGTTTAATATTTCAGCATCAACAGTTCAATGGTTAACGACTGGTTTTATGATGGTTAATGGGGTTATGATTCCAGTGAGTGCTTGGTTGAGTACACGCATTAATTCAAAAACGCTGTATATTTTTGCTATGAGCACTTTTCTGGTGGGGACGATAATTTGTTATTTTGCACATAGCTTTGGAGTTTTATTGTCAGGGCGCTTGATTCAAGGCGTTGCTGTCGGGATTACAATGCCTTTGATGCAAACAATTATGTTGAGTATTTTTCCCAAAGAAAAACGCGGCATGGCGATGGGGCTTGGCGGCTTGGTGATCGGATTAGCACCAGCGATTGGACCGACCTTATCTGGCTGGGTGATTGATAATTGGACTTGGCGAGATTTGTTCAGCATCATCATTCCAATTGTGGCTTTGGTGGTTGTCGCCAGTTTCTTTACGATGAAGTCAGTTTTAAAAACGTCCAAGAGTTCGATTGATATTTTGTCCATTGTTGAATCAACGGTTGGTTTTGGAACATTGCTGTTTGGTTTTTCATCAGTTGGTGATGATGGTTGGACGTCACCCAAAGTTTATGTCAGCATTATTGTTGGGGTCATCTTTATCGTGTTGTTTGGCTATCGTCAATTAAAATTAACGAAACCATTTTTGGAATTACGCGTCTTTAAATCTTCAGAATATGCTCTGTCAGTTGTTTTGTCTTCGGTAACGAATATGGCCATGATGGGCGTCGAAATGATTTTGCCATTGTATTTGCAAATGGTCAAAGGTTTATCAGCATTTCATTCAGGGTTAGCTTTATTATTGGGAGCTTTAGTTACTGGAATAATGAGTCCTGTAACTGGGGTGGCTTTTGACAAATTTGGGGCCAAACGTTTGGCTACTACTGGCATGTTTTTTTTAACGTCAGGAACGATTCCTTTTATTTTTATCACGCAGCATACGTCAACTGTATTAATTATTGCATTGTACACATTCAGAATGTTTGGAATTTCCATGGTTAATATGCCAGTGACGACTTCAGGCATGAATTCTCTACCATTCGATTTAATCAGTCATGGGACAGCGGTGAACAATACGATTCGCCAGGTTTTTACTTCGATTGGGACGGCGATTTTGACGAGTGTGTTGACCAATGTGACGAATACGGTTAAACCAGCCCATAGGTTGTTGACGCAAGCACCGTTCGCATATAAAAATCAGATGATGAATGCCACGGTGATCGGCTATCGGGCTGCTTTTGCGGTGGCCGTACTTTTTTGTTTAGTGACCTTTACATTATCGTTTAAGTTAAAAGATAAGACGCCAACTTCTAAAATCGTTAAGGAGGCTGCTTAA
- a CDS encoding DUF4811 domain-containing protein — protein sequence MILFLLIVLTLITYLGSVYLKNRRASLWIRWVGNLCLVVVLALLVLNDSFHLGMKTITTKQTTAIESVSSQANLSMLMYKPVGTKGTEKVYLYKTNHSQKVQTLTPEQATTKVVQTKGKPKLVQKKQQWVYQNVAMKQLFGVLGNDHRRIKTQNTLYVKNDWLVLSTKQAKILQKKLANKQIQARLQQQIKQKVTVKMAQMSKEQLTPQQQVRQIHRLTQQVQKQALESLLK from the coding sequence ATGATTCTTTTTTTGTTAATTGTTTTAACGTTAATCACTTATTTAGGCAGTGTCTATTTAAAAAATCGGCGTGCCAGTTTGTGGATTCGCTGGGTAGGCAATTTGTGTTTGGTGGTCGTATTGGCATTGTTGGTGCTTAATGATTCTTTTCATTTGGGGATGAAGACTATCACGACCAAACAAACGACAGCCATTGAGTCAGTATCTTCCCAAGCTAATTTGTCAATGTTGATGTATAAACCGGTTGGAACTAAAGGAACCGAAAAAGTTTATCTGTATAAAACAAACCACTCACAAAAAGTACAGACGTTGACTCCTGAACAGGCAACCACAAAGGTTGTTCAAACTAAAGGTAAACCCAAATTGGTCCAAAAAAAGCAGCAGTGGGTTTACCAAAATGTGGCGATGAAACAGCTATTTGGGGTTCTAGGCAATGATCATCGTCGAATTAAAACGCAAAATACGTTGTATGTTAAAAATGATTGGTTAGTGCTATCGACCAAACAAGCTAAAATATTACAAAAGAAACTGGCTAATAAGCAAATACAGGCGAGGTTGCAACAACAAATCAAACAAAAAGTCACTGTCAAAATGGCGCAAATGTCAAAAGAACAATTAACGCCACAACAACAAGTGCGGCAGATCCATCGTCTGACCCAACAAGTTCAAAAACAAGCACTTGAGTCTTTATTGAAATAA
- a CDS encoding DNA/RNA non-specific endonuclease, which translates to MSKRGYKKQRSKGNLFLAIVILIAIIFFGQKLPSHDQTNQQGNASALLNLKFDLTKYPQNYAVVNQNNPQWSTAVAQEIKDVTQQRPQYLQQLAQQQKTQYSAFDHLGRTQMVTSFVRYKDVVKHSSQVMARPAFPSTTKVSGEYQDGHFDAQQNRWTGTVSNNQIVQLSGYRGYLYNKSHLLAWSLGGSMDSDNIILGTRAQNVGTNNSRDPGGMAYAETKVRNYLRQNQDEVVFYQATPIYSGQELVPRGVQVQAQALKNPQALKINIWTFNAQAGVALNYQTGQASVN; encoded by the coding sequence ATGAGTAAACGCGGTTATAAAAAGCAACGTTCAAAAGGTAATCTCTTCTTAGCGATAGTTATTCTCATTGCTATCATCTTTTTTGGTCAAAAGTTACCTAGTCATGATCAAACCAATCAACAAGGCAATGCTAGTGCTTTGTTGAATCTGAAATTTGATCTCACGAAATATCCGCAAAATTATGCTGTAGTAAATCAAAATAATCCGCAGTGGAGTACCGCAGTTGCTCAGGAGATTAAAGATGTCACGCAACAACGTCCACAGTATTTACAACAACTGGCACAACAACAAAAAACGCAATATTCAGCCTTTGATCATTTAGGTCGTACACAAATGGTCACAAGTTTTGTCCGTTATAAAGATGTTGTCAAACATTCATCGCAAGTGATGGCCCGACCTGCTTTTCCATCAACGACGAAAGTGTCGGGAGAATATCAAGATGGTCATTTTGATGCTCAACAAAATCGTTGGACTGGGACAGTTTCGAACAATCAAATTGTCCAGTTGTCCGGTTATCGGGGCTACCTTTATAATAAAAGTCATTTATTGGCTTGGTCGTTGGGTGGTTCGATGGATAGTGACAATATTATTTTGGGAACGCGTGCCCAAAATGTCGGGACCAATAATAGTCGAGATCCCGGTGGTATGGCGTACGCTGAAACTAAAGTCCGCAATTACTTGCGTCAAAATCAGGATGAAGTGGTCTTTTATCAGGCAACGCCTATCTATTCTGGTCAGGAATTGGTCCCACGAGGGGTGCAAGTGCAAGCCCAAGCGCTTAAAAATCCGCAAGCTCTCAAAATTAATATCTGGACATTTAATGCACAAGCTGGTGTAGCGTTGAATTATCAAACCGGACAAGCTAGTGTTAATTAA